ATTCGGGGTCCATCTGCGACCGAAGGAAGAATTGGAGCATGGTTCCTTTTCGCCTTCCGTTCATCACGGGGCAGGCATTTACATGGAAGGGAAAATAAAAGGAATTGATGCCCATGGGGCGAGACCCCATCAGGGAAAGAATAGCATCGATGTGTTGATGGCCATCCATTCCTTTTTGAAAACGATCTATTTGTCTCCATTTGAATCGTATTCTGCGAAACTGACAAAGCTCGCTGCAGGTGGGGAGAATCTCAACATCATCCCGGGGAATGCGGAGTTTGCCATCGATGTTCGTGCCCAGAAGAATGAGGTGATGGAAGAGATACAGCGTCGTCTTAACGAAGGGGTCGAAGGGATTGCCAAACTGTACGGAGTCACGATTGAGTATGAATGGACAGACTATACTCCTGGAGCGGAAGTGTCGGATGAAGCTGAGAGCATCACGAGGGAAGCGATTGTATCCATCGCGGGTGAAGAAGCATTGGCTCCGCCGGTCATTACATCGGGCAGTGATGATTTTCATTTTTACACGATCAAGCATCCTGAAGTGAAAGCGGCGATGATCGGGGTCGGTGCAGGTTTGACTCCAGGACTGCATCATCCTGATATGACGTTTAATGTTTCAGCCCTGAATCAAGCGGCAAAAATATTGGCTGAAACGTTAAAAAAGGCATCATCCTGATTGTAAACGGTACCAAAAACGGATTGACGACTCCCATTTCTGCCCTTATGATACTCATATAGCGACTATTTAGCGACAATTAGAAATAGTCAAAAAACAAAGAGGTATCAAGGGGGAGTTTGGATGAAGAAAGAAATGTCGTTTTGGCTGGCAATCATACCATTGCTTGTCATGATCACCGTAATGGCCATTACAATTGTGGTGTTGGAGCAGGGGCCGCACATTCCCCTGATCATCGGTACGGTCACGGCTGCACTTGTTGCCTGGTTTTCGGGGTTCAAGTGGAAGGATATAGAGGAAGCGATGTATAAGGGGATTCGCCTTGCTTTACCTGCCGTCGTCATCATTATGCTTGTGGGATTGACGATCGGTGCGTGGATCGGCGGC
The DNA window shown above is from Rossellomorea vietnamensis and carries:
- a CDS encoding amidohydrolase, whose product is MNVEKQILEWFTHFHAHPEVSWKEVETTNTIAGILDDLNVSYRRFSDVTGLIAEIGEGDEVTAVRADIDALWQEVDGVMQANHSCGHDANMSMVLGALLYCLQDPPKDKRIRFIFQPAEEKGNGSLTMIEKGALEDVRYLFGVHLRPKEELEHGSFSPSVHHGAGIYMEGKIKGIDAHGARPHQGKNSIDVLMAIHSFLKTIYLSPFESYSAKLTKLAAGGENLNIIPGNAEFAIDVRAQKNEVMEEIQRRLNEGVEGIAKLYGVTIEYEWTDYTPGAEVSDEAESITREAIVSIAGEEALAPPVITSGSDDFHFYTIKHPEVKAAMIGVGAGLTPGLHHPDMTFNVSALNQAAKILAETLKKASS